One Phoenix dactylifera cultivar Barhee BC4 chromosome 8, palm_55x_up_171113_PBpolish2nd_filt_p, whole genome shotgun sequence genomic window carries:
- the LOC103703034 gene encoding serine/threonine-protein kinase pkn2-like: protein MEQFRQVGGVLGSLKAQMVFKDEIQINQRQCCLLVDAFSLAFEVVAEEMRQYLRFEERFTKWNALESPLRELYRVFKEGEHYVRQCLETKDWWAKAICLNQNSDCIDFHLHNLLWCIYVVLEAIENVGEISGCDQEVIQKKRLVFMKKYEREWMDPHLFQHRFGKKYLVSQDICSRLGSVRKEDRWILSEMMSEQRNSGSTPLAKQERQLAELLLAPKGKLFPSSVLVRSKDYQVRRRLGRRGPYKEVQWMGESFAVGHFFGDIEPLKQEISLVSSLRHPHIMHIMYAFSDEERKELFLVMELMSKDLSSYIKEICSTKRRLPFPLLVAVDIMLQIARGMEYLHSRGIYHGDLNPSNILVKPRNSNPDGYLHVKIQGIGLPSLKKPRDSTNQTATDSCIWYAPEVLLEQEQSAEPSVSKCTEKADVYSFAMICFEVLTGKIPFEDDHLQGDKMSRNIRAGERPLFPLPSPKYLTNLTKRCWQADPSQRPSFSSICRVLRYIKRFLIMNPDRGQPDLPAPPVDYFDLEATLSKGFTTWATAEALTVSEVPFQMFAYRVMERERTNLNFRERSSESGSEGATSICGDENGFNLISQEDPFPSPVGLLKSPSSPQVSPDAKKKPFARKANGKLKLQSGQQLKGAVRPPQKTVHGYNMRMQSETHLPTVVMSPRRRFSGHASDSELA, encoded by the exons ATGGAGCAGTTCCGTCAGGTAGGAGGGGTTCTGGGAAGCCTCAAGGCTCAGATGGTGTTTAAAGATGAGATACAAATCAATCAGCGCCAGTGCTGTTTGTTGGTGGATGCTTTCAGCCTGGCCTTTGAAGTGGTCGCAGAGGAGATGAGACAGTATCTAAGATTCGAAGAGAGATTCACAAAGTGGAACGCACTGGAGAGCCCCCTCAGAGAACTTTACAGGGTATTCAAGGAAGGAGAGCACTATGTCCGACAATGCTTGGAGACAAAGGATTGGTGGGCTAAAGCCATTTGCCTCAATCAGAACAGTGATTGCATCGATTTCCATCTGCACAATTTGTTATGGTGCATCTATGTCGTGCTTGAGGCAATCGAGAATGTCGGAGAGATATCAGGTTGTGATCAAGAAGTGATCCAGAAGAAAAGGCTTGTCTTCATGAAGAAGTATGAGCGAGAATGGATGGATCCACACCTTTTTCAGCACAGGTTCGGAAAGAAGTACTTGGTTTCGCAGGACATATGCAGCAGACTGGGTAGTGTCCGGAAGGAGGATCGGTGGATTCTCTCAGAAATGATGTCTGAGCAGAGAAACTCGGGTTCCACGCCTCTAGCAAAGCAAGAGAGACAGCTTGCTGAGCTTCTCTTGGCTCCGAAAGGGAAGCTCTTCCCGAGTTCAGTCCTGGTGAGGTCGAAGGACTACCAGGTAAGAAGACGATTGGGGAGAAGAGGCCCTTACAAGGAGGTCCAATGGATGGGGGAGAGCTTCGCCGTCGGGCATTTCTTCGGGGACATCGAGCCACTGAAGCAAGAGATCTCGCTCGTGTCATCGCTCAGGCACCCACATATAATGCACATCATGTATGCTTTCTCTGACGAGGAGCGGAAGGAATTGTTTCTGGTTATGGAGCTCATGAGCAAGGATCTCTCTAGTTATATCAAAGAGATATGCTCCACAAAGAGAAGGCTCCCCTTTCCTCTGCTGGTGGCAGTGGACATAATGCTACAAATTGCAAGAGGAATGGAGTATCTCCACTCTCGAGGGATATATCATGGAGATTTAAACCCGTCCAACATCTTAGTAAAGCCGAGAAATTCTAATCCAGATGGCTACTTGCATGTAAAAATCCAGGGAATTGGGCTACCAAGTTTGAAGAAGCCGAGAGACTCGACAAATCAAACAGCCACAGATTCATGCATATGGTATGCACCCGAGGTTCTTTTGGAGCAAGAACAGTCCGCAGAGCCTAGTGTTTCCAAATGCACAGAGAAGGCAGACGTCTACAGTTTTGCAATGATTTGTTTTGAGGTGCTAACTGGAAAAATACCTTTTGAGGATGATCACCTTCAAGGAGATAAGATGAGCAGAAACATACGGGCAGGCGAGAGGCCGCTATTCCCATTGCCATCTCCAAAATACCTCAccaacttgaccaaaagatgCTGGCAGGCCGACCCCTCCCAACGACCGAGCTTCTCTTCTATCTGCAGAGTTCTTCGTTACATCAAGAGGTTCTTAATTATGAATCCGGATCGTGGTCAGCCTGACCTACCAGCTCCACCGGTAGACTACTTTGATCTCGAAGCGACACTGTCCAAGGGATTCACAACATGGGCAACTGCAGAGGCACTAACAGTCTCAGAAGTCCCCTTTCAGATGTTTGCTTATAGAGttatggagagggagaggactaATCTGAACTTTAGGGAGAGGAGTTCAGAGTCAGGGAGTGAGGGGGCAACATCGATATGTGGAGATGAGAATGGTTTCAATTTGATTAGTCAGGAGGATCCATTCCCATCTCCTGTTGGTTTGTTAAAATCACCATCATCACCTCAGGTCAGTCCTGACGCCAAAAAGAAACCATTCGCAAGGAAGGCAAATGGAAAACTCAAATTGCAATCAG GGCAGCAGCTAAAAGGAGCAGTAAGACCACCACAAAAAACAGTACATGGATACAATATGAGGATGCAATCGGAAACCCACTTGCCGACAGTCGTCATGAGCCCGAGACGGAGGTTTTCAGGGCATGCATCAGATTCAGAGTTAGCATAG